One genomic segment of Luteibaculum oceani includes these proteins:
- the lnt gene encoding apolipoprotein N-acyltransferase has translation MRKNKSLLGLLSGILLTLSWPYTGSITPLIFLALVPLLFVVDLNNKEGKTWGGIFFPVFIAMLVWNFGTTHWLFLVEEAMATKIFSLVAPAVANALIMVLPWLLYAYFLRYLGSAKAFLGLIFIWLGYEYFHQNWELTWPWLLLGNVFSIRINWIQWYEFVGVQGGTLWVLWVNIAVYSLLIKLPKNALSKIYAQRGFWHVVLVITLPIIWSQVIKHNTEIKGEKKKVLAIQPNIDPYTEKYNYGGYQSHLDGFIQEIKKHPEMDLALLPETALQEPNRYGFDPNGKLILNGIWENQFYRSQSISAIKRQVVNPLGTAVLSGVSSMKIVPEQYPDKSVLRDISGDENLKMIAYNAAVYLDKKQLGVYHKSKLVPGVEITPYAWVFSNFKDLAMDLGGTTGSLGAQDSREVFKTPSGIVAAPVICYESVFGEYCTEYVEKGANLICVLTNDGWWQYSAGHKQHFAYARLRAIELRRDVIRSANTGISCHINQLGEVVSTLGYDKKGALVCEPHLNTELTVYANMGDYLGRNALFISALMLLMTFVRKVKSKSKL, from the coding sequence ATGCGCAAAAATAAATCCCTTCTAGGGTTACTCTCCGGAATTCTACTTACGCTAAGTTGGCCCTATACAGGATCCATTACGCCATTAATCTTTCTAGCCTTGGTCCCATTATTATTTGTGGTGGACCTTAATAACAAGGAAGGGAAAACCTGGGGCGGAATATTTTTTCCTGTATTTATCGCAATGCTGGTGTGGAATTTTGGAACCACGCATTGGCTTTTCCTTGTTGAAGAGGCAATGGCAACCAAAATATTCTCGCTTGTGGCTCCTGCGGTTGCTAATGCCTTAATTATGGTTTTGCCGTGGTTATTGTACGCATATTTTCTTCGCTACCTAGGGAGTGCAAAAGCTTTTTTAGGGTTGATTTTTATTTGGTTGGGCTACGAATATTTTCATCAAAATTGGGAGTTAACATGGCCTTGGCTACTTCTAGGGAATGTATTTTCCATTCGCATTAACTGGATACAGTGGTACGAGTTTGTCGGTGTTCAAGGTGGAACGCTTTGGGTTCTTTGGGTAAATATTGCGGTGTATAGCCTATTGATAAAATTGCCCAAAAACGCACTTTCTAAAATTTACGCGCAAAGAGGATTTTGGCATGTTGTATTAGTGATTACTCTTCCAATTATTTGGTCGCAAGTGATAAAACACAATACCGAAATTAAAGGCGAAAAAAAGAAGGTATTAGCGATACAGCCTAACATAGATCCCTACACCGAGAAGTATAATTATGGTGGATATCAATCCCACTTGGATGGTTTTATTCAGGAAATTAAAAAGCATCCTGAAATGGATTTGGCTCTTTTGCCAGAAACGGCTTTACAAGAGCCAAACCGCTATGGGTTCGACCCAAATGGAAAGTTGATTTTAAATGGAATTTGGGAGAATCAATTTTACAGGAGCCAATCCATTTCCGCAATTAAAAGGCAAGTGGTAAACCCATTAGGAACGGCTGTTCTATCTGGAGTTTCCTCGATGAAAATTGTACCCGAGCAGTATCCAGATAAGTCGGTATTACGAGATATTTCGGGAGATGAAAATCTTAAAATGATAGCCTACAATGCTGCAGTATATCTGGATAAAAAGCAATTGGGTGTTTATCATAAGTCTAAACTGGTTCCTGGTGTAGAGATAACGCCCTATGCTTGGGTCTTTTCGAACTTTAAAGATTTGGCAATGGATTTAGGCGGAACCACCGGAAGTTTGGGGGCCCAGGATTCTAGGGAGGTTTTTAAAACTCCAAGTGGGATTGTAGCTGCGCCGGTAATATGTTACGAATCTGTTTTTGGTGAATACTGCACCGAATATGTCGAGAAGGGAGCAAATCTTATTTGTGTACTTACCAATGATGGTTGGTGGCAATATTCTGCGGGGCATAAACAACATTTTGCGTATGCGCGACTACGAGCTATTGAATTAAGGAGAGATGTTATCCGTTCAGCGAATACCGGAATTTCTTGTCATATTAATCAATTGGGAGAGGTGGTTTCGACACTTGGATACGATAAAAAGGGAGCATTGGTATGCGAACCACATTTGAATACCGAGTTAACCGTTTATGCCAATATGGGAGATTATTTAGGCAGAAATGCGCTATTTATATCCGCCTTGATGCTTTTAATGACTTTTGTGAGAAAGGTAAAAAGCAAAAGCAAGCTCTAA
- the pssA gene encoding CDP-diacylglycerol--serine O-phosphatidyltransferase, protein MKQIPNALTLSNLLMGCFSIWFSSQNQLEWAGICILIGAVADFLDGFVARLVKASSELGAQLDSLSDLVSFGVAPSFIALTLAQQTEYYYFACFIIPICAAIRLAKFNLGGQGAVFLGMPSPACGLFWAGTALGAIPNFPEDLLPVYFVMMAVATGLLMVIPLQMMSFKLKGLGWRENRFRFILIALSAISIFALGWMSTPIILALYLLCSIADQYLFKTDEI, encoded by the coding sequence ATGAAACAGATTCCCAACGCATTAACACTTTCTAATCTTTTAATGGGATGTTTTTCCATCTGGTTTAGTTCTCAAAACCAATTAGAATGGGCTGGGATTTGCATTTTAATTGGCGCCGTTGCCGATTTTTTAGATGGCTTTGTAGCCAGACTGGTAAAGGCATCTAGCGAATTAGGTGCTCAGCTAGACTCTCTATCAGATTTAGTGAGTTTTGGTGTAGCACCATCCTTTATTGCCCTCACCCTAGCCCAACAAACTGAATATTATTATTTCGCTTGCTTTATTATTCCTATTTGCGCTGCAATTCGTCTTGCCAAATTTAATTTAGGTGGACAAGGTGCCGTTTTTCTGGGTATGCCTTCGCCCGCTTGTGGTCTCTTTTGGGCAGGAACCGCTTTAGGAGCCATCCCAAATTTTCCTGAAGATTTATTGCCAGTTTATTTTGTAATGATGGCCGTTGCAACCGGCTTATTAATGGTTATCCCACTTCAGATGATGAGTTTTAAGCTGAAGGGTTTAGGATGGAGAGAAAATCGATTCCGTTTTATTCTAATTGCCCTAAGTGCAATATCAATTTTTGCATTGGGGTGGATGTCCACACCAATTATATTAGCTTTGTACCTTCTTTGTTCAATAGCCGATCAATATTTATTTAAAACAGATGAAATTTAA
- the purS gene encoding phosphoribosylformylglycinamidine synthase subunit PurS, protein MKFKAEIDVMPLEALLDPQGKAVSASMKNLNLDEITNVRIGKHITLFVEANDEATANSKVDQACKKLLANPVMESYTFTLSAQ, encoded by the coding sequence ATGAAATTTAAAGCTGAAATCGACGTAATGCCACTAGAGGCGCTTTTAGACCCACAAGGGAAAGCAGTAAGTGCTTCTATGAAGAATCTTAATCTAGACGAAATCACCAACGTAAGAATTGGTAAACATATTACTCTTTTTGTTGAAGCTAATGATGAGGCTACTGCAAACAGTAAGGTAGATCAAGCTTGTAAAAAGCTTTTGGCAAATCCTGTTATGGAAAGCTACACTTTTACTCTTTCTGCTCAGTAG
- the lptB gene encoding LPS export ABC transporter ATP-binding protein gives MAILRAEGLVKKYKSRQVVKGVSLHVKQGEIVGLLGPNGAGKTTSFYMIVGLVKANEGAIYLDDQEITHEAMYRRAQMGIGYLPQEASVFRKLSVEDNILAVLQMTQKSKTQQEEDLERLLDEFGLQHIRTNRGDFLSGGERRRTEIARALATDPKFILLDEPFAGVDPIAVEDIQGIVKGLVKKNIGILITDHNVQETLSIVDNAYLLFEGNILKSGTAEELAMDEQVRKVYLGQNFELRRK, from the coding sequence ATGGCAATTTTAAGAGCGGAAGGACTTGTGAAAAAATACAAGTCTCGACAAGTGGTAAAAGGGGTTAGCCTTCATGTAAAACAAGGCGAGATAGTTGGATTACTGGGACCCAATGGTGCTGGTAAAACCACCTCGTTTTACATGATAGTTGGTTTGGTAAAAGCCAACGAAGGTGCTATTTACCTCGATGACCAAGAAATTACCCATGAGGCCATGTATCGGAGAGCACAAATGGGTATTGGATATTTACCTCAAGAAGCTTCTGTTTTTAGAAAGTTGAGTGTAGAGGACAATATTTTGGCCGTTCTGCAGATGACTCAAAAATCTAAGACCCAGCAAGAGGAAGACTTGGAAAGGTTGTTAGACGAATTTGGCTTGCAGCACATTAGAACTAACCGAGGCGATTTTTTATCTGGGGGAGAAAGAAGGCGTACCGAAATTGCAAGGGCCCTAGCTACGGACCCAAAATTTATCCTTTTAGACGAACCCTTTGCTGGTGTAGACCCAATTGCGGTTGAAGATATCCAGGGGATAGTAAAAGGCCTGGTAAAAAAGAATATTGGTATTTTAATAACAGATCACAACGTTCAGGAAACCTTGTCTATAGTTGACAATGCGTACTTACTCTTTGAGGGGAATATCCTAAAAAGTGGTACTGCAGAGGAATTAGCCATGGATGAGCAAGTACGAAAGGTGTATCTAGGTCAGAATTTTGAACTGAGAAGAAAATAG
- a CDS encoding DUF5686 and carboxypeptidase-like regulatory domain-containing protein, translating into MAGFIAKSQQTEVRGRVVDAETGEALPYVNISFQGTKIGTTSDLDGNFVLKSYYASDTVVATFVGYMPSKMGVILDQTQTVEIKLQAGISLAEVEVRPDKDAENPAHPIIRKVIANKKINDREKLRSYSYEVYNKVEFDLNNVTEDFKSKKAFRPFEFIFDYIDTTGEKDYLPIFISETISEIYYRKFPKAQKESINAVKVSGIENESVSQFLGDMYQNVNVYDNNISVFGKPFISPISNSGFAFYKYYLLDSLWKDNYWCYHIKFIPKRENDPVYNGEMFIHDTTYAIKEFRGNISEEANINFVKGFEVTQIFEQVKPEVWMLTKDKLVVDFALGEKTMGLYGRKTSTYKNHKVNEELPDEFYNTVNQVEVEKGAREKGEDYWQLHRHEELDKNEKAIYFMVDSLKEVPTFQTYLDIVNIVFTGYKVVGNFEFGPYYSLYSFNPVEGNRFKLGVRTSNDFSTRVAFSTYGAYGLRDQKLKYGASFFAFVSKEPRSFFELSYHQDIEQLGLSQNAFSTDNFFGSFLRRNPANKLNLVTEYKGYYEHEWFYGFSNRLIFSHRNILPRGALEFRAPLEGTSGSTLVDAISTTEVGFYTRFAYKERFVSGEFDRISLGTDKPIIEIQLTKSLPGVLNADYNYTKLYAALSDEISFGYFGYTELRSEAGKIWGRAPYPLLEIHKGNETFFYDDYAFNTMNFFEFVSDQFVSVSGTHHFGGLFLNRIPLLKKLKLREVVSAKAVYGTYNSKNSETLQLSEGINTFSNRKPFLEAAVGVENILKFLRIDALWRLSYLQNPNIVDFGIRAKLQLKF; encoded by the coding sequence TTGGCTGGTTTTATTGCAAAATCGCAGCAAACTGAAGTTAGAGGAAGAGTTGTGGATGCCGAAACAGGCGAGGCATTACCATATGTAAATATCTCTTTTCAGGGAACTAAGATTGGAACAACTTCGGACTTGGATGGTAATTTTGTGCTGAAAAGCTACTACGCCTCCGATACGGTTGTTGCTACTTTTGTAGGGTACATGCCAAGTAAAATGGGGGTGATTTTAGACCAGACCCAAACGGTTGAAATTAAACTGCAGGCAGGAATTTCTCTAGCGGAAGTTGAGGTAAGACCAGATAAGGATGCCGAGAATCCTGCCCATCCTATCATAAGGAAGGTAATAGCCAACAAAAAAATTAACGACAGAGAAAAGCTAAGATCCTACTCCTACGAGGTATACAATAAGGTCGAGTTCGATCTTAATAATGTTACCGAGGATTTTAAATCAAAAAAGGCTTTCCGACCTTTCGAGTTTATTTTCGATTACATAGATACAACTGGCGAAAAGGATTATCTCCCCATTTTTATTAGTGAAACCATCTCTGAGATTTACTACCGGAAATTCCCAAAAGCACAAAAAGAGAGTATAAATGCGGTTAAGGTTTCTGGTATAGAAAACGAGTCTGTTTCTCAGTTTCTCGGAGATATGTATCAAAATGTTAACGTCTACGATAATAACATAAGCGTCTTTGGTAAACCATTTATAAGCCCAATTTCCAACAGTGGATTCGCCTTTTACAAGTACTATTTGCTAGATAGCCTATGGAAGGATAATTATTGGTGTTATCACATAAAGTTTATTCCCAAAAGAGAAAACGATCCGGTTTATAATGGTGAAATGTTTATTCATGACACCACCTATGCCATCAAGGAATTTCGGGGTAATATTTCGGAGGAGGCCAATATTAATTTCGTAAAGGGATTTGAGGTTACCCAGATTTTCGAACAGGTTAAACCCGAGGTGTGGATGCTAACCAAGGATAAACTGGTAGTAGATTTTGCCTTGGGAGAAAAAACCATGGGGTTATACGGTAGGAAAACATCCACCTATAAAAACCATAAGGTTAACGAGGAGCTCCCCGACGAGTTTTACAATACCGTCAACCAGGTTGAGGTAGAAAAAGGTGCAAGGGAAAAAGGTGAAGATTACTGGCAGCTGCACCGGCACGAGGAACTGGATAAAAATGAGAAGGCCATTTATTTTATGGTGGATAGCCTTAAAGAAGTTCCCACTTTTCAAACCTACCTGGATATTGTAAATATTGTTTTTACAGGATACAAGGTGGTAGGGAATTTCGAGTTTGGTCCGTATTACAGTCTGTATAGTTTTAATCCCGTAGAGGGGAATAGATTTAAGTTAGGAGTACGGACTTCCAATGATTTTAGTACTCGGGTTGCATTTTCTACATACGGAGCTTACGGTTTGCGCGATCAGAAGCTTAAGTATGGAGCAAGCTTTTTTGCATTTGTAAGTAAAGAGCCTAGGTCTTTCTTCGAGCTGAGTTACCATCAAGATATAGAGCAGTTAGGTCTAAGTCAAAATGCTTTTAGTACCGATAACTTTTTTGGTTCTTTTCTCCGACGGAATCCAGCTAATAAACTGAATTTGGTTACGGAGTATAAGGGGTATTATGAACACGAGTGGTTTTATGGATTTAGCAACCGACTTATTTTTTCTCACCGAAATATCCTTCCGCGCGGAGCATTAGAATTTAGGGCGCCCCTAGAAGGTACAAGTGGCTCCACATTGGTTGATGCCATTAGTACTACAGAGGTGGGGTTCTATACTCGTTTTGCCTATAAGGAAAGGTTTGTTAGTGGTGAGTTTGATAGAATTAGTTTGGGTACCGATAAACCTATAATTGAAATTCAATTAACCAAGAGTTTACCAGGGGTGTTAAATGCAGATTACAATTATACCAAGCTATATGCCGCACTATCCGATGAAATAAGCTTCGGTTATTTCGGATATACGGAGTTAAGGTCGGAGGCCGGTAAAATTTGGGGTAGAGCACCATATCCATTGCTGGAAATCCATAAGGGGAATGAAACCTTTTTCTATGATGACTACGCCTTTAATACCATGAACTTTTTTGAGTTTGTTTCGGACCAGTTTGTTTCGGTTTCGGGGACGCATCATTTTGGAGGTTTGTTTTTAAATCGCATCCCTCTGCTTAAAAAGTTGAAATTAAGAGAAGTGGTTAGCGCCAAAGCGGTATACGGAACGTATAATTCTAAAAATTCTGAAACCTTACAACTGAGTGAGGGGATCAATACTTTTAGCAATAGAAAGCCGTTTTTGGAGGCGGCCGTAGGGGTTGAAAATATTCTTAAATTTTTAAGAATAGATGCCCTTTGGAGATTAAGTTACCTTCAAAATCCTAATATTGTAGACTTCGGTATTAGAGCAAAACTGCAGTTAAAGTTCTAG
- the tatC gene encoding twin-arginine translocase subunit TatC: protein MADRDDKELSFLGHLEELRWRLIRAAIAVVVGAIAAFSAKNFIFDKVILAPKSPDFLTYKAFCWIGEYLGFGASFCLADYTLNIQNINMAGQFTTHIVVSLIAGFIVSFPYVFYQVWKFISPGLTEREIKLSRGIVFYTSFLFIFGVLFGYYLIAPLSIQFLATYSISSEVVNQITLASFISTITSVTLANGLVFQLPVVVYFLAKIGLVTPAFLKKYRKHALVVVLILSAIITPPDVWSQILVTIPLMLLYEISIIVAKRIKKTQ, encoded by the coding sequence ATGGCCGATCGCGACGATAAGGAATTAAGTTTTTTAGGGCATTTAGAGGAGCTTAGGTGGAGGTTAATTCGTGCTGCTATTGCAGTAGTTGTGGGTGCCATCGCTGCATTTTCGGCTAAGAATTTCATCTTCGATAAAGTAATTCTTGCTCCTAAATCTCCTGATTTCTTAACCTACAAAGCATTTTGCTGGATAGGGGAATACCTTGGATTCGGGGCATCTTTTTGCCTGGCAGACTACACGCTAAATATTCAGAATATTAATATGGCCGGGCAATTTACCACGCATATAGTGGTATCGTTAATTGCTGGTTTTATTGTCTCTTTTCCCTATGTTTTTTACCAGGTTTGGAAATTTATATCGCCAGGTTTAACAGAGCGTGAAATAAAACTGAGTAGAGGAATTGTATTCTATACCTCCTTCCTTTTCATTTTTGGAGTTTTGTTTGGTTACTACCTTATTGCGCCACTATCCATTCAGTTTTTAGCAACGTATAGTATTAGTAGTGAGGTGGTTAATCAGATTACTTTGGCCAGTTTTATCTCTACTATTACCTCCGTTACCCTAGCCAATGGTTTGGTTTTTCAGCTACCAGTGGTGGTTTACTTTTTAGCTAAGATCGGGTTGGTTACTCCTGCTTTCTTGAAAAAATATAGAAAGCACGCGCTTGTTGTGGTGCTTATACTTTCGGCGATTATTACACCTCCCGATGTATGGAGTCAAATTTTGGTTACCATTCCCTTGATGCTTCTTTATGAAATAAGCATTATCGTTGCCAAGCGAATTAAAAAAACTCAATAG
- a CDS encoding KpsF/GutQ family sugar-phosphate isomerase gives MDSENNIKNLGKRAIKQVAESINKLLPFVDDNFEKVVKTCMESEGRLVISGIGKSALIGQKLVATLNSTGTPAIFLHAADAIHGDLGMVQPKDLVMLISKSGNSPEIKVLLPYLKAMGNTTIAMTGNLDGFLAKNSDLLLNTTVSRESCPNNLAPTTSTAAQLIMGDALAVTLMELKGFGKADFAKYHPGGALGKKLYLKVEDILDREKSPVVAPNASWKEVILEISAKRLGAAVVMDGTEILGIITDGDIRRMLEKFDNLDALKALDIMSENPKQVGVDKLAYEAFQIMENNNITQLVVVEGKASKFVGLIHIHDILKEGIF, from the coding sequence ATGGACTCAGAAAACAACATTAAAAACTTAGGTAAAAGGGCAATTAAACAGGTTGCTGAATCGATTAACAAACTTTTGCCTTTTGTAGACGACAATTTCGAAAAGGTGGTAAAAACCTGTATGGAATCAGAAGGAAGGCTAGTTATTAGTGGAATAGGGAAATCTGCATTGATTGGTCAGAAGTTGGTGGCAACACTAAATTCTACAGGCACTCCGGCGATATTTTTACATGCAGCCGACGCTATTCATGGCGATTTGGGTATGGTGCAGCCCAAGGATTTAGTGATGTTGATTTCTAAAAGTGGAAACAGTCCTGAAATAAAGGTCTTACTTCCTTATTTAAAAGCCATGGGTAATACTACCATTGCCATGACCGGAAATTTGGATGGCTTTTTAGCAAAAAATTCAGATTTACTACTTAATACCACGGTGAGCAGAGAAAGTTGTCCCAATAATTTAGCTCCTACAACTAGCACCGCCGCGCAATTAATAATGGGAGATGCCCTCGCAGTAACTCTGATGGAGTTAAAAGGCTTCGGCAAGGCCGACTTTGCTAAATACCATCCAGGCGGAGCCTTAGGTAAAAAACTTTATCTAAAGGTCGAGGACATATTAGATCGAGAAAAATCTCCTGTTGTGGCTCCAAATGCCTCGTGGAAAGAAGTGATTTTAGAAATTTCCGCCAAACGCCTTGGTGCAGCCGTGGTTATGGATGGAACGGAAATATTGGGGATAATTACCGATGGTGATATCCGTAGAATGCTGGAGAAGTTTGATAACCTAGATGCCTTAAAAGCACTGGATATAATGTCTGAAAATCCTAAGCAGGTTGGGGTAGATAAACTGGCCTACGAGGCATTTCAAATAATGGAGAATAACAATATCACCCAGTTGGTAGTTGTAGAAGGGAAAGCGTCTAAATTTGTGGGCTTAATTCACATTCACGACATTTTAAAAGAGGGTATATTTTAA
- the recQ gene encoding DNA helicase RecQ: MITKTNTPKEALKTFFGFDSFKGRQELIVKNVLEGNHTFVIMPTGGGKSLCYQLPALMSEGCAIVVSPLIALMKNQVDSIRGFSESESVAHVLNSSLNKTETARVLSDIRAGHTKLLFVAPESLIKQDYIDFLRETKIAFFAIDEAHCISEWGHDFRPEYRRLRTIIEKIGNVPIIALTATATPKVSQDIQKTLGMGDAVQFKDSFNRENLFYEVRPKQNAMKQIIRFIKDRPNKSGIIYCLSRKKVEEIAQTLQINGIKALPYHAGLEAQLRAKTQDDFLMEEVDVIVATIAFGMGIDKPDVRYVIHHDIPKSLEGYYQETGRAGRDGGEGHCLAFYSYKDIEKLEKFLHNKQVAEKEVGKQLLQEMVSYAETSVCRRKYILHYFGEVFDEAKCNKKCDNCKNPRERIDGTQDVVLLLKAIESLNENFKAPYIVSLLLGDSSTEIQKYKGDKNEFFGKGTHRDEKYWNAAIRQSILKRLLIKEIESYGVIKISEKGHQFMVKPEKVEILKEHDYSDLETDIETNSNTGAAVDENLMKMLKDLRRKVAKEKGVPPFVIFQDPSLEEMASQYPISKDDMLNIGGVGEGKVKKYGKPFMQLIERYVEENEIERPDEFVMRNVANPSGKKVQLVLKIDQKIPFEDIAKSRNQTLDQLLDEIEGIVFAGTKLNIDYYLEEELDEDIIEEIYDYFLEAESDDLDEAYEEFEGDYTEEEIRLVRIKFMSEMAH; encoded by the coding sequence ATGATTACCAAGACCAACACACCAAAAGAAGCCCTCAAAACATTTTTCGGATTCGATTCATTTAAAGGACGACAGGAATTAATTGTTAAAAATGTCCTTGAAGGAAATCACACCTTTGTTATCATGCCAACTGGTGGTGGTAAATCACTCTGTTACCAACTGCCTGCACTTATGAGCGAAGGTTGTGCCATTGTGGTATCGCCTCTTATAGCACTAATGAAAAACCAGGTGGATTCCATTAGAGGGTTTAGTGAAAGTGAAAGCGTTGCACACGTTCTTAATTCCTCCCTCAACAAAACTGAAACCGCACGAGTACTTTCAGACATTAGAGCAGGGCACACCAAGCTACTTTTTGTTGCTCCTGAATCGCTGATCAAACAAGATTACATCGATTTTCTTCGAGAAACTAAAATTGCCTTTTTCGCAATTGACGAAGCGCACTGTATAAGTGAATGGGGACACGATTTTAGACCTGAATACCGAAGATTAAGAACCATTATTGAGAAAATTGGAAACGTTCCAATTATAGCTCTAACCGCAACGGCAACCCCAAAAGTTAGCCAAGACATACAGAAAACGCTCGGAATGGGCGATGCGGTTCAGTTTAAAGATTCTTTCAACCGTGAAAATCTTTTCTACGAAGTTAGACCCAAGCAAAATGCTATGAAGCAAATTATCCGCTTCATAAAGGATAGACCCAACAAATCGGGTATTATATACTGTTTGAGTAGAAAAAAGGTTGAAGAAATAGCACAAACCCTTCAAATAAATGGCATTAAAGCGCTTCCTTATCATGCCGGATTAGAAGCTCAATTGCGAGCTAAAACTCAGGACGACTTCCTCATGGAAGAGGTGGATGTTATCGTGGCAACCATTGCTTTTGGAATGGGAATTGACAAACCAGATGTTCGCTATGTAATCCACCACGATATTCCAAAAAGCTTAGAAGGATATTACCAGGAAACAGGAAGAGCGGGAAGAGACGGTGGCGAAGGACACTGTCTAGCGTTCTACTCATATAAAGACATAGAAAAACTCGAAAAATTCCTACACAACAAACAGGTTGCTGAAAAGGAGGTTGGAAAACAACTGCTTCAAGAAATGGTATCCTATGCCGAAACCTCTGTGTGTAGGAGAAAATACATCCTCCACTACTTTGGCGAGGTGTTCGATGAGGCGAAATGCAACAAAAAGTGCGACAATTGTAAAAATCCTCGAGAGAGAATTGATGGCACACAGGATGTAGTGCTATTACTGAAAGCTATTGAAAGTCTGAATGAGAATTTTAAGGCACCTTATATAGTTTCCTTGCTTCTAGGAGATTCATCAACCGAAATTCAGAAGTATAAAGGAGACAAAAATGAGTTCTTTGGAAAAGGTACGCACCGAGACGAAAAATACTGGAATGCTGCAATAAGACAATCCATTTTAAAGCGATTGCTTATTAAGGAAATAGAGTCATACGGAGTAATAAAAATCAGTGAAAAGGGCCACCAATTCATGGTTAAACCAGAAAAAGTGGAAATCTTAAAAGAACACGATTACTCCGATCTTGAAACAGATATTGAGACCAATAGTAACACCGGAGCTGCCGTAGACGAGAACCTAATGAAAATGCTCAAGGATCTTCGTAGAAAAGTAGCCAAGGAAAAAGGGGTGCCACCATTCGTTATTTTCCAAGATCCAAGCCTTGAGGAAATGGCTAGTCAATATCCAATTTCGAAAGACGATATGCTGAATATCGGTGGCGTTGGAGAAGGTAAGGTTAAAAAATATGGTAAGCCCTTTATGCAACTTATCGAGCGTTATGTTGAGGAAAATGAAATAGAACGCCCCGATGAATTTGTAATGCGTAACGTAGCTAATCCTTCGGGTAAAAAAGTACAATTAGTACTTAAAATCGATCAAAAAATTCCTTTTGAGGACATTGCCAAAAGCAGAAATCAAACGCTAGATCAACTTCTTGACGAGATAGAAGGAATAGTATTTGCAGGAACCAAGCTAAACATCGATTACTACCTCGAAGAGGAGTTGGATGAGGACATCATTGAAGAAATTTACGACTACTTCCTCGAGGCCGAAAGCGATGATTTAGATGAAGCTTATGAAGAATTCGAAGGAGATTATACCGAAGAGGAAATCCGCTTGGTTCGAATAAAATTCATGAGTGAAATGGCCCACTAA
- a CDS encoding DUF1059 domain-containing protein, with the protein MKKMTCKELGGACDVTFHANTFAEMAAQSKKHSVAMIKKGDTAHIQAMQEMQTMMQDPDQIAAWMTEKEDLFNNL; encoded by the coding sequence ATGAAGAAAATGACTTGCAAAGAATTGGGTGGTGCCTGTGATGTAACCTTTCATGCAAACACCTTTGCTGAAATGGCTGCACAAAGTAAAAAACACAGTGTAGCCATGATAAAGAAAGGAGATACTGCCCACATTCAAGCAATGCAAGAAATGCAAACCATGATGCAAGATCCAGATCAAATAGCGGCCTGGATGACAGAAAAAGAAGACTTGTTCAACAACCTGTAA